One region of Bacillus zhangzhouensis genomic DNA includes:
- a CDS encoding class D sortase, which produces MKKWLALTVMTAGIVLLGWGIWQIAFTHLQTAQSLEEAKKAVADDQGTSKKHFSPEVGKASGILTIPKLKADLPIVEGTDADDLAKGVGHYKGSYYPDQKGQIVLSGHRDTVFRQTGELDIGDQLKITVPYGEFVYEITHTKIVDQYDTSIITLQNKKEELVLTTCYPFHFVGNAPERYIIYAKRASV; this is translated from the coding sequence ATGAAAAAGTGGCTTGCACTTACTGTGATGACAGCAGGAATTGTCTTGCTCGGCTGGGGAATTTGGCAAATCGCTTTTACTCACCTTCAAACGGCACAATCATTAGAAGAAGCGAAGAAAGCGGTAGCGGACGATCAAGGGACTTCAAAGAAGCACTTTTCTCCTGAAGTGGGGAAAGCTTCTGGCATCCTGACGATTCCGAAATTAAAAGCTGATCTTCCCATTGTCGAAGGGACAGATGCGGATGATCTTGCCAAAGGAGTCGGGCATTACAAAGGCAGTTATTACCCAGATCAAAAGGGACAAATCGTCCTATCTGGCCATCGTGACACGGTGTTTCGCCAAACAGGTGAGCTGGATATTGGTGATCAGCTGAAAATCACTGTTCCGTATGGTGAGTTTGTTTATGAAATCACGCATACGAAAATTGTGGATCAGTATGATACATCCATTATTACGCTGCAGAATAAAAAAGAAGAGCTGGTGTTAACGACATGCTATCCATTTCATTTTGTTGGCAATGCACCAGAGCGGTACATTATTTATGCAAAAAGAGCATCTGTCTAA
- a CDS encoding RluA family pseudouridine synthase has translation MNIKGHTLSLKASEQHRDISLSQFLKTAVSASKPIIHFWMEQQKIRLNQKPAHHAAKVSTGDHILIDLFETEESDVTPEYGELEVLFEDEHLLIVQKPAGRPTHPNEKGQTGTLANLVAFHFQANGEEKRVRHIHRLDQDTSGTVIFAKHRLAHAVLDQMLSKKTISRTYIAIAEGLFKKKKGTIDAAIGRDKHHAVRRRISPTGQRAVTHFQVMDINKRLQMTAVKLQLETGRTHQIRVHLSSLGHPLAGDTLYGGARDYINRCALHAKQVDMKHPFTGEHLSIEAPLPPDMSQLIDEIIH, from the coding sequence ATGAACATAAAAGGACATACGCTCTCGCTAAAAGCAAGTGAGCAGCATCGAGACATTTCACTGAGTCAGTTTTTAAAAACAGCCGTATCGGCCTCAAAACCAATTATTCATTTTTGGATGGAGCAACAAAAAATACGTTTAAATCAAAAGCCTGCCCATCACGCGGCAAAAGTCAGTACAGGCGATCACATCCTGATCGATTTATTTGAAACGGAAGAAAGTGATGTGACACCAGAATATGGTGAATTAGAGGTGCTCTTTGAGGACGAGCACTTATTGATTGTGCAAAAGCCCGCTGGACGACCAACGCACCCGAATGAAAAGGGACAAACGGGCACACTGGCAAACCTTGTGGCCTTTCATTTTCAAGCAAATGGCGAGGAAAAGCGAGTGAGGCATATCCACAGACTCGATCAAGACACTAGCGGCACGGTCATTTTTGCCAAACACAGATTAGCTCATGCTGTTCTTGATCAAATGCTTTCTAAAAAAACGATCAGCCGAACCTACATCGCCATCGCAGAAGGACTTTTCAAGAAAAAGAAAGGCACTATTGATGCAGCGATCGGCCGTGACAAGCACCATGCCGTCAGGCGAAGAATCTCTCCTACTGGTCAAAGGGCTGTAACTCATTTTCAGGTCATGGACATCAATAAACGCCTGCAAATGACAGCCGTCAAACTGCAATTGGAGACAGGAAGAACACATCAAATTCGAGTCCATCTTAGCAGCCTCGGGCATCCTTTAGCCGGGGATACACTTTATGGCGGGGCTCGTGATTATATCAACAGATGTGCACTCCATGCCAAACAAGTAGACATGAAACATCCTTTTACAGGTGAGCACCTGAGCATAGAAGCACCGCTTCCACCAGATATGTCCCAGCTCATCGACGAGATTATCCATTAA
- a CDS encoding YhcU family protein — protein MKAATDLQEQTIEEISKDFEDLLFHAVGEDPAALQKERLLTFVEGVYNGTMDDAFRILSGLQLLHTIIVKPKRHITKRDRELFERNREQVNACGFSFPFDLDDFASCRLQNA, from the coding sequence ATGAAAGCTGCTACAGACCTGCAGGAGCAGACAATTGAAGAAATATCAAAGGATTTTGAAGATCTTCTATTCCATGCTGTCGGTGAAGACCCAGCTGCGCTTCAAAAAGAACGCCTGCTAACCTTTGTTGAAGGGGTTTATAACGGAACGATGGACGATGCTTTTCGGATTTTATCGGGACTTCAGCTATTACATACCATTATTGTAAAACCTAAACGCCATATAACAAAGCGTGATCGTGAGCTATTCGAGCGAAACCGTGAGCAGGTCAATGCATGCGGCTTTTCTTTTCCGTTTGATTTAGACGATTTTGCCAGCTGCCGCCTTCAAAATGCGTAA
- a CDS encoding HAD family hydrolase, with the protein MVKAIIFDFDGLILDTETHEYEVLQEMFAEHGSELPLSVWGNVIGTQAGFKPFEYLEKQLGKALDHEALTADRRSRFQKRMKDESARPGVEAYLQAAKELGIKIGLASSSDYKWVSDHLKQIGLFDYFECIRTSDDVEEVKPHPELYLQTASCLGVDPKDCVAFEDSVNGSIAAKRAGMKCVIVPNKVTSTLQFEEYDVRLESMAEIELLQLFHQLEKEDQ; encoded by the coding sequence TTGGTAAAGGCAATTATATTTGATTTTGATGGATTAATTTTAGATACAGAAACACATGAATATGAAGTTTTACAAGAAATGTTTGCAGAGCATGGATCGGAGCTGCCTCTTTCCGTTTGGGGGAATGTCATCGGGACGCAGGCAGGCTTTAAGCCATTTGAATACTTGGAAAAGCAGCTTGGAAAGGCGCTTGATCATGAGGCACTCACAGCGGACCGTCGTTCTCGTTTTCAAAAGAGAATGAAGGACGAATCAGCCCGACCTGGCGTAGAAGCTTATTTACAGGCAGCGAAGGAGCTTGGGATCAAGATTGGACTTGCTTCCAGCTCAGACTATAAATGGGTGTCTGATCACCTGAAGCAGATTGGTCTTTTCGATTACTTTGAATGTATCCGCACGTCAGATGATGTGGAAGAAGTCAAACCTCATCCAGAGCTTTATTTGCAAACTGCAAGCTGCTTAGGTGTAGATCCAAAGGATTGTGTGGCATTTGAGGATTCAGTGAATGGATCAATTGCTGCCAAACGGGCAGGCATGAAATGTGTGATCGTCCCAAACAAAGTAACGAGTACGCTGCAATTTGAAGAATATGATGTCAGATTAGAATCCATGGCTGAAATCGAATTGCTCCAGCTATTCCATCAGCTTGAAAAAGAGGATCAGTAA
- a CDS encoding bifunctional GNAT family N-acetyltransferase/carbon-nitrogen hydrolase family protein, translating to MAEKLDLTRFEKRMVIRNIREEDIDRIIALQEVCFPGMDPWKREHLESHLEHFPEGQFCAEFEGEIIGSCSSLLINFDEYDDRHTWQDITDDGYITNHNPDGMNMYGIEVMVSPEYRRMKIGHRLYEARKDLARRFNLKSIIIGGRIPNYHKYQEEMTPRQYVEQVMLHQIYDPVLSFQLLNEFSLMRINPNYLPDDKASSTYATLMEWNNVDYRPQSKRYYKSAFPVRICVIQYAMKQIHSFEEFMNQVEYYVDVASDASADFAVFPEIFTTQLMSYLEERSPSLAVQRITEYTEDYINLFTDLSVKYNINIIGGSHFVEEEGKIYNIAYLFRRDGTIEKQYKLHITPNERKWWGISAGDQVRVFDTDCGKIAIQICYDIEFPELARIAADKGAKIIFTPFCTEDRQGYLRVRYCAQARAVENQIYTVISGTVGNLPQTENMDVQYAQSAIFAPSDFEFARDGIVGECNPNIEMVVVGDVDLEILRRQRQDGTVRQLKDRRRDVYHIEYKK from the coding sequence ATGGCAGAAAAACTTGATTTAACGCGGTTTGAAAAAAGAATGGTGATTCGTAATATTCGGGAAGAAGATATTGACCGAATCATTGCCTTGCAGGAGGTATGTTTTCCGGGAATGGACCCATGGAAACGGGAGCATCTTGAAAGCCATCTTGAGCATTTCCCAGAAGGGCAGTTTTGTGCTGAATTTGAGGGAGAAATCATTGGCTCTTGTTCAAGTTTATTAATTAACTTTGATGAATACGATGATCGCCATACTTGGCAGGACATTACAGATGATGGGTACATCACAAACCATAATCCAGATGGAATGAATATGTACGGAATTGAAGTGATGGTTAGCCCTGAGTACCGCCGTATGAAAATTGGCCATCGTTTGTATGAAGCAAGAAAAGACTTAGCGAGAAGATTCAATTTAAAAAGCATCATCATTGGCGGACGCATCCCGAATTATCATAAATACCAAGAGGAAATGACGCCACGTCAATATGTGGAGCAGGTCATGCTTCACCAAATTTATGATCCTGTTTTATCTTTTCAGCTGTTAAATGAATTCAGCCTTATGCGGATCAATCCGAATTACTTGCCGGATGATAAGGCATCAAGCACATATGCGACGTTGATGGAATGGAACAACGTCGATTATCGTCCGCAATCGAAGAGATATTATAAATCGGCATTTCCAGTTCGCATTTGCGTGATTCAATATGCGATGAAACAAATTCATTCCTTCGAGGAATTCATGAATCAGGTGGAGTATTATGTTGATGTCGCATCAGATGCGTCAGCTGACTTTGCCGTATTCCCAGAAATTTTTACAACGCAGCTCATGTCTTACTTAGAGGAGCGCTCTCCAAGTCTTGCAGTGCAAAGGATCACAGAATATACCGAGGACTACATTAATTTGTTCACAGACCTTTCTGTGAAGTACAACATTAATATCATTGGCGGATCCCATTTCGTTGAAGAGGAAGGGAAAATCTACAATATTGCTTATTTATTTAGACGTGATGGAACAATTGAAAAGCAATATAAGCTCCATATCACACCGAATGAAAGAAAATGGTGGGGGATTTCAGCAGGTGATCAGGTTCGGGTGTTTGATACTGACTGCGGTAAAATTGCAATTCAAATTTGCTACGATATTGAATTTCCCGAGCTTGCTCGGATTGCAGCTGATAAAGGAGCGAAAATTATTTTTACTCCGTTCTGTACAGAAGACCGCCAAGGCTATTTAAGAGTGCGTTATTGTGCACAGGCTAGAGCGGTTGAAAACCAGATTTATACCGTTATCTCAGGAACTGTTGGAAACCTTCCGCAAACCGAAAATATGGATGTCCAATATGCACAATCAGCGATTTTTGCCCCATCTGACTTTGAATTTGCTAGAGATGGAATTGTAGGAGAGTGTAATCCGAATATAGAAATGGTTGTCGTTGGCGATGTCGATTTAGAAATTTTAAGAAGACAGCGGCAAGATGGAACGGTACGTCAGCTCAAAGACCGAAGAAGAGACGTGTACCATATTGAATATAAGAAATAA
- a CDS encoding VOC family protein, giving the protein MGRQAKHLYINLPVKQVKESKAFFEQLGFDFQEQLTNDQAACLVVGDTITVMLLSHKHFQTISEKKLVDARQGSEVIISMRVDSRKKVDELVEQAMAAGGSPFKEKQDHGFMYGWSFEDLDGHLWEVFYLDEERSGLS; this is encoded by the coding sequence ATGGGGCGCCAAGCTAAACATTTGTATATCAATTTGCCGGTAAAGCAGGTCAAGGAATCAAAGGCTTTTTTTGAGCAGCTGGGTTTTGACTTTCAAGAGCAGCTTACAAATGATCAGGCAGCTTGTCTGGTCGTTGGTGACACCATCACCGTCATGCTGTTATCCCATAAGCATTTTCAAACCATCTCAGAGAAAAAATTGGTGGATGCAAGGCAGGGATCAGAGGTCATTATCTCTATGCGGGTTGATTCAAGAAAAAAAGTCGATGAGCTGGTGGAGCAGGCAATGGCAGCAGGCGGTTCGCCGTTTAAGGAAAAGCAGGATCATGGGTTCATGTATGGTTGGAGCTTTGAGGATCTTGATGGTCATTTGTGGGAAGTCTTCTATTTGGATGAGGAAAGAAGTGGCCTTTCATAA
- a CDS encoding AEC family transporter: protein MEFLLVLLPVFGIFLIGYIGQKAIGFDIHTLSSMSLYLMSPFLAFETFYQNKVSMDYVYLSIFVVGLCLSLVLCVFILSRIYGYSNEMYCAMILSSAFMNNGNYGTPVVLLVFGAAGLDIAIVLMVLQQLVMSTIGMYYAAKGGEDAGDRKVVRKKVLRMPVAYGALLGLLFQLIDLSLPKEVMTGVQLVGDAAIPTIMLILGMQLAVISFKQVDYRHISYAVLLKLFISPLIAFGFTLFLPVDDLVKQIMILVAAMPTAANTTLMAVQFRTKPEFVSSTTFLSTVLSIVTLPVLLWILSMHPLK, encoded by the coding sequence ATGGAGTTTTTACTTGTCTTACTGCCAGTGTTCGGTATCTTTTTGATCGGGTATATTGGGCAGAAGGCCATTGGTTTTGACATACATACGCTCTCATCAATGTCTTTATATTTAATGTCACCATTTCTTGCGTTTGAAACCTTTTATCAAAACAAAGTGTCGATGGACTATGTGTACCTATCTATTTTTGTCGTTGGACTTTGTCTTTCACTTGTTTTATGTGTTTTTATTTTATCTCGTATTTATGGTTATTCGAATGAAATGTATTGTGCCATGATTCTGTCGTCAGCATTTATGAACAATGGGAATTACGGCACACCCGTTGTCCTGCTTGTCTTCGGAGCAGCTGGTTTAGATATTGCCATCGTTTTAATGGTGCTGCAGCAGCTTGTCATGAGTACAATCGGCATGTATTATGCAGCAAAGGGCGGAGAGGATGCAGGAGATAGAAAGGTTGTACGGAAAAAAGTGCTGCGTATGCCGGTTGCATATGGGGCACTCCTCGGTCTATTATTTCAGTTGATTGATCTTTCATTACCTAAAGAGGTAATGACGGGTGTCCAGCTTGTGGGAGATGCCGCCATACCGACGATTATGCTTATTTTAGGCATGCAGCTCGCCGTCATTTCTTTTAAGCAAGTGGATTATCGCCATATTTCTTATGCTGTATTGCTGAAGCTGTTTATCTCACCACTCATTGCATTTGGCTTTACACTCTTTTTACCGGTAGATGATCTAGTGAAACAAATTATGATCTTAGTTGCAGCCATGCCGACAGCAGCAAATACCACGCTGATGGCTGTACAATTTCGAACGAAACCTGAGTTTGTCTCAAGCACGACATTTCTTAGTACCGTTTTAAGCATCGTGACTTTACCTGTTTTATTATGGATTTTATCTATGCATCCTCTGAAATAG
- a CDS encoding PucR family transcriptional regulator ligand-binding domain-containing protein — protein MNVDVHFQVSDVLKTKHFAHAKVLAGEKGLFRQVKWVHVLEVPAVEDLLNGGELILTTAAGFHDQVDVFQAFLKQLIDSGAAGLCIEFVPLRFDVPEELLAYAEERDFPLILFTKEVKFVNITQHLHTMMIERQYQMMADLEALSSKLNELLLTPHPQMDILDQVYQHVRGILLLIPVQGEPIILCDSSKQTEELVMNYLQFASLPKGYEVTQKQVLALKQTFADLVLIHQTNTLSEFELLVMDKGANALAQQTLRELYTEELKKTKENEWLQKWFQEEHTERDILEHLEETEGLKKPTGCVVLLFQKHHQIEEIAGNLYFLVSCRSIFQRAGFHLIPYEHQGQSLFILLNTRKKEDWKERAEKAASDIKQLYDREQPRGTVIDFGIGPYCEQFQHMRKSFQAAKELLHLKKVMPQRVESPFYQDLHMLRLMPVMKESGLLESLVKEYLEPVILYDKQNSGRLYQTLNIFLQTNGSKKETASRLYIVRQTLYHRLDKLYALLGEDMMQASKRQALEFAILAYEFLQGNHR, from the coding sequence ATGAATGTAGATGTTCATTTTCAAGTGAGTGATGTGTTGAAAACAAAGCATTTTGCCCATGCGAAAGTGTTAGCAGGAGAAAAGGGCTTGTTTCGGCAGGTCAAATGGGTCCATGTGCTAGAAGTGCCTGCTGTAGAAGATTTATTAAATGGGGGAGAGCTCATACTAACAACAGCCGCAGGCTTCCATGATCAAGTGGATGTGTTCCAAGCATTTTTAAAACAGCTGATTGATTCTGGTGCGGCAGGCTTGTGTATTGAATTTGTTCCGCTCAGATTCGATGTGCCGGAAGAACTTCTTGCGTATGCAGAAGAAAGAGATTTTCCGCTGATTCTGTTTACAAAAGAAGTGAAATTCGTCAACATCACACAACATCTCCATACAATGATGATTGAACGCCAGTATCAAATGATGGCTGATTTAGAAGCACTATCATCAAAGCTGAATGAGCTTTTGCTGACTCCACACCCGCAGATGGATATATTGGATCAAGTGTATCAGCACGTAAGGGGCATTCTTTTACTCATTCCTGTTCAGGGAGAACCGATTATTTTATGTGATTCCTCCAAACAAACCGAAGAATTGGTCATGAATTATTTACAGTTTGCTTCCTTGCCAAAAGGATATGAAGTGACTCAAAAACAAGTGCTCGCACTCAAGCAGACATTTGCAGACCTTGTGCTTATTCATCAAACAAACACGCTCTCAGAATTCGAACTGCTCGTCATGGATAAAGGAGCAAATGCTCTTGCACAGCAAACGTTAAGAGAGCTTTATACAGAAGAGCTGAAGAAGACAAAAGAGAACGAATGGCTGCAAAAATGGTTTCAAGAAGAGCATACAGAAAGAGATATATTAGAGCATCTTGAAGAAACAGAAGGATTGAAAAAACCAACCGGCTGTGTGGTGCTGCTCTTTCAAAAGCATCATCAAATCGAAGAAATTGCAGGAAATCTTTATTTTCTCGTATCGTGCCGCTCCATCTTTCAGCGGGCGGGTTTCCATTTGATTCCGTATGAGCATCAAGGACAATCCTTGTTTATTTTATTGAACACGAGAAAGAAGGAGGACTGGAAAGAGCGTGCAGAGAAGGCTGCAAGCGACATCAAACAATTGTATGATCGGGAGCAGCCCCGCGGAACCGTGATCGATTTTGGCATCGGTCCATATTGTGAGCAGTTTCAGCATATGAGAAAAAGCTTTCAAGCAGCCAAAGAATTGCTGCATTTAAAGAAAGTGATGCCCCAGCGGGTGGAAAGCCCATTTTATCAAGATTTGCATATGCTCCGTCTCATGCCTGTCATGAAGGAAAGCGGACTGCTTGAAAGTTTGGTGAAAGAGTATTTGGAGCCTGTGATTTTATATGATAAGCAAAATAGCGGAAGACTCTATCAAACGCTGAATATCTTTTTACAGACAAACGGTTCTAAAAAGGAAACTGCAAGCCGGCTCTATATTGTCAGGCAGACTCTTTATCATAGACTCGATAAACTGTATGCATTGCTTGGCGAGGATATGATGCAGGCATCGAAACGACAGGCGCTTGAATTTGCGATTCTTGCATATGAATTCCTGCAAGGAAATCACCGTTAA
- a CDS encoding aspartate aminotransferase family protein encodes MKIHDQAQNLQAKDDQLIWHHMKGPNKENESMVIHEAEGAWVTDIHGNRYLDGMSGLWCVNAGYGRKELAEAAYKQLNTMPYYPLTQSHVPAIQLAEKLNEWLGGDYVIFFSNSGSEANEAAFKIAKQYHAQKGESTRTKFISRYRSYHGNTAAALAATGQAQRKYKYEPLGQGFIHVAPPDMYRHPEDQENLASAAAIDQAMTWELSETIAGVMMEPIITGGGILMPPKGYLKKVKDICEAHGALLIVDEVICGFGRTGKRFGFMHEDVKPDIITMAKGITSGYLPLSATCVKREIYEAYAGEDTYDRLRHVNTFGGHPASCAVALANLKIMETEKLVERSDTLGQDMLERLQELKEHPLVGDVRGKGLLFGIELVQDQQSKKPADPQSVGQLLSECKKRGLIIGKNGDTVAGYNNVAQLAPPLNITDEDASFIINTLKESMAQL; translated from the coding sequence ATGAAAATACATGATCAGGCTCAAAATCTTCAGGCGAAAGATGATCAGTTGATCTGGCATCATATGAAAGGGCCAAACAAGGAAAATGAAAGCATGGTTATTCACGAGGCAGAAGGCGCATGGGTGACAGATATTCATGGGAATCGCTATTTAGACGGGATGTCAGGTCTTTGGTGCGTAAATGCCGGTTATGGCAGAAAAGAGCTTGCAGAAGCGGCATATAAGCAGCTAAATACAATGCCTTACTATCCGCTGACGCAAAGCCATGTGCCAGCGATTCAACTGGCTGAAAAGCTAAATGAATGGCTTGGCGGGGACTATGTCATTTTCTTTTCTAACAGCGGTTCTGAAGCCAATGAAGCCGCATTTAAGATTGCCAAACAATATCATGCGCAAAAAGGAGAGAGCACAAGAACAAAATTCATTTCCAGGTATCGGTCGTATCATGGCAATACAGCAGCAGCCCTTGCAGCAACGGGGCAGGCGCAGCGTAAATATAAATATGAACCATTAGGTCAAGGCTTTATTCATGTTGCACCGCCTGATATGTATCGTCATCCTGAGGATCAAGAAAATTTGGCAAGTGCAGCGGCAATAGATCAAGCCATGACATGGGAACTAAGTGAGACCATTGCTGGGGTCATGATGGAACCGATTATTACAGGCGGCGGTATCTTAATGCCGCCAAAAGGGTATTTGAAAAAGGTCAAAGACATCTGTGAGGCTCATGGAGCGCTTCTCATTGTGGATGAAGTCATCTGCGGCTTTGGCCGGACTGGGAAGCGGTTTGGTTTTATGCATGAAGATGTAAAGCCGGACATCATCACAATGGCAAAAGGGATCACAAGCGGCTATTTACCGCTTTCTGCAACGTGCGTGAAACGAGAAATCTATGAAGCTTACGCAGGGGAAGATACGTATGACAGGCTGCGCCATGTGAATACATTTGGCGGTCACCCTGCATCCTGTGCGGTTGCCCTTGCTAACCTAAAAATCATGGAGACCGAGAAATTAGTAGAACGGTCTGATACGCTTGGGCAAGACATGCTTGAACGTTTGCAAGAGTTAAAAGAGCATCCATTAGTCGGTGATGTCAGAGGAAAAGGTCTGCTGTTTGGTATTGAGCTTGTCCAGGATCAACAGTCCAAAAAACCAGCTGATCCACAGAGTGTCGGTCAATTGCTTTCAGAATGTAAAAAACGCGGACTGATCATCGGGAAAAATGGTGATACGGTTGCCGGCTATAATAACGTTGCCCAGCTTGCACCGCCGCTAAATATAACAGACGAAGACGCCTCATTTATTATCAACACGTTAAAAGAAAGCATGGCACAGTTATAG
- a CDS encoding glycerol-3-phosphate responsive antiterminator, translating into MSFHDQPILPAVRNMKQFEEFLKSPFTYGVLLDVHLGRLKGIMNEANAHHKKMFVHVDLIHGIKHDEYGTEFICQEMKPAGIISTRSSVIVKAKQKKVYAIQRMFLLDTSAMEKSMEFVGKHRPDFIEVLPGVVPDLIAEVRERAGIPIFAGGFIRTKEDVERALEAGATAVTTSNTALWKAFRK; encoded by the coding sequence ATGAGTTTTCATGATCAACCCATTCTACCTGCTGTTCGCAATATGAAGCAATTTGAGGAATTTTTAAAAAGTCCATTTACCTATGGGGTCTTACTTGATGTCCATTTAGGCCGGCTAAAGGGCATCATGAATGAGGCAAATGCCCATCATAAAAAAATGTTTGTCCATGTCGATCTCATTCACGGGATCAAACATGATGAGTATGGAACGGAATTTATTTGTCAGGAAATGAAGCCGGCAGGAATTATTTCTACTAGGTCTTCTGTCATAGTAAAAGCCAAGCAAAAGAAGGTATATGCCATTCAGCGAATGTTTTTACTTGATACAAGCGCCATGGAAAAAAGCATGGAGTTCGTAGGGAAACATCGCCCAGATTTTATTGAAGTATTGCCGGGGGTTGTGCCGGATTTAATTGCAGAAGTGCGCGAGCGAGCTGGAATTCCAATATTTGCAGGCGGATTTATCCGTACAAAAGAAGATGTAGAAAGGGCGCTTGAAGCGGGAGCTACAGCTGTGACAACATCGAATACAGCCCTTTGGAAAGCGTTTCGAAAGTGA
- a CDS encoding aquaporin family protein → MTPFWGEVVGTMLLIIFGGGVCAAVNLKKSLAYQSGWIVIAFGWGFAVAIGAYATNGISGAHLNPALTIGLALEGSFPWADVPMYITGQMLGALIGAIIVFLHYLPHWKATDDPGAKLGVFSTGPAIPHTFANVLSEVIGTFVLVLGILAIGANKFADGINPLIVGFLIVAIGLSLGGTTGYAINPARDLGPRIAHAILPIPGKGPSNWKYAWVPVVGPILGGAFGGVFYNAAFKANITPAFWIVSVILVVVLLGIYVSTKNQTNAVNESM, encoded by the coding sequence ATGACACCATTTTGGGGAGAAGTCGTAGGTACAATGCTGCTTATTATTTTTGGAGGCGGTGTGTGTGCGGCAGTCAATTTAAAGAAATCGCTCGCATATCAGTCCGGCTGGATTGTAATCGCTTTCGGATGGGGATTTGCAGTAGCCATAGGAGCATATGCAACAAATGGAATCAGCGGAGCGCATTTAAATCCTGCACTGACAATCGGGCTTGCGCTAGAAGGGAGTTTTCCTTGGGCTGATGTTCCAATGTATATTACTGGTCAAATGCTTGGCGCATTAATAGGAGCTATTATTGTCTTTTTACATTATTTACCGCACTGGAAAGCAACAGACGATCCAGGTGCAAAGCTGGGTGTATTCTCAACTGGTCCTGCGATTCCGCATACTTTTGCAAACGTACTTAGTGAAGTCATTGGTACATTTGTATTGGTTCTAGGAATCTTAGCGATTGGTGCAAATAAATTCGCAGACGGAATCAATCCGCTGATTGTTGGTTTCTTAATTGTTGCAATTGGTCTTTCTTTAGGCGGAACAACTGGTTATGCAATCAATCCTGCACGTGATTTAGGTCCGAGAATTGCTCATGCGATTCTGCCGATTCCAGGTAAAGGTCCATCGAATTGGAAGTATGCTTGGGTGCCAGTCGTTGGTCCAATTTTAGGCGGCGCATTTGGCGGTGTTTTCTACAATGCAGCCTTTAAAGCGAACATCACTCCAGCTTTTTGGATTGTAAGCGTTATTTTAGTTGTGGTATTGTTAGGAATCTATGTCTCTACGAAAAATCAAACAAATGCTGTAAATGAAAGTATGTAA